Genomic segment of Paenibacillus sp. FSL R5-0623:
CGGATGGCATCGTCACCGCTATTGCCAAATCGGGTCTTTTGCATAACAAAAAGGTTCGGGTAGATGGAAAGGGTTGGGCACAGATCGGGGATTTCTATCCTGTTCATCCAAATGAAGCTCGTCAGATGTTATATAACGGAAGCAAACTGGTTATTCATCGTGGCGAATCAATCAAAAACGTGATGGAAATTGCTGCATGTGGGACGTTTCAGCTCATAGGACCATCTGAGAATCAGAGCACCGGGATTGACCTTAGTAACTTTCAACAATACACCTCCTGTGAAGAACTCACTCAGAAGTTTGAACATTACTGGCAAAGTGTTGATGCAAGGAGACTGGCCGCTAGCCATGCTCTGGCATACATGAAATATAATCAATCCCATCTACAAAAAACATTGCGACTGCTGGATATCATTTTCATATAAATCATCCCAAAAATCACAGGAGCGTAGGCTGCATCATGTTGCTGCATTGGAGGAGTTCTGATTGAAGGTAATTGCTCTGCATCTGCCCCAATTTCACCGGATTGAGGAGAACGACCGATGGTGGGGGGACGGTTTTACCGAATGGACGAATGTAAAAAAAGCCACGCCTTTATATTCGGGTCATCATCAGCCTAAGCAGCCATTTCAGGGGAAATATTATGATCTTTCCGATCCAGATGTACGAAAATGGCAAGCGGAAACGGCTAAACTGCATGGCATTTATGGATTTTGTTATTATCATTATTGGTTCAAAGGCAAGCGTCTGCTGGAAAAACCGGTTAATGAAATATTGAACAGTGGGGAGCCTGATTTCCCTTTTTGTTTGTCATGGGCCAATGAGACATGGACAAGAAAATGGGACGGTCAGGAATCGGATATTCTCATTGCACAAAACTATGGGGATCGAGAGGATTGGGAAGAACATTTTAATTATCTGGTAAAGGTATTTAAGGACAAACGATATATTCGAGTGGAAGGTAAACCATTATTTCTGATCTATCGGCCAGCCAGCATTCCTCAATGTGAGGAAATGATTCAGTTTTGGCGTGAATTGGCTTTGAAGCATGGCCTGAAAGGGATCCATGTTGTGCAGACCATTGGTGGATTCCCTACATTTAATCGTCAGATCTTTGATGCGAGTATGGAATTTGAACCGCATTATACGTTTGCACATGGACATATGAATGGAATCTGGATCGAAATGAACATCAAGGGACAGCAGCATATTGCTGTGAATTACGACAAGGTATGGTCCTCCATTCTCGAACGAACACCACACCGTAACGGAGAAATTGTCTATCCAGGTGCTTTTGTCAATTGGGATAATACACCGCGGAGAGGCGTTGACGGACAGAGTACGCTTGGGTCCACACCAGAGAAGTTTGGGCTGTATCTATCCAGACAGATGGAACGAGCGAGGACGCTGTACAAAAGTGAATACCTTTTTGTTAACGCCTGGAATGAGTGGGCGGAAGGGGCATATCTTGAGCCGGATCAAAACTATGGTTATGCTTATTTGAGAGAACTCAAGAAAGCAACTCAGCATGAATCGAACAGAAACAAGTCTGTAGGAGGGAGTTCCGAATGAGGGAACTCTCTCTGTTTTGAGGTTGTTTACAGACCATGTTTCGTTGTAAGTAACGTTTTTTGTTTGCGGTACTCCGTTGGAGTTAACCCTGTATGTTTTTTGAACTGCCTGGAGAAGTAATACAAATCACTGAAACCGAGATGCTCGGCGATGGCAGTTATTGTGTTCGGGGTGCAGGTTAACAGTTCCTTGGCTTTGTCGATTTTTTTGCCAGTAATATAGAGGATCGGAGGAACTCCGATCTGCTGCTTGAAGAATCGAATGAAATAATTTGGATGCATGTAGGCGATCTGAGCCAGATCCTGAACCGAAATATTCTCTTCGATGTTGGAATCAATATAAGCCAGGATGGTAGACAGTTTCTCCATGACAGGAACGTTAATAAAAGAGATCTGATCCAGATCCAGATTCATTAGATAGTGGGATAGTAACTCGGTCAGTTTGCTCTTGGCCATCATATGGGCATAGACTTCATCGGATTTTGCATATGTAAGGATACTGCTGAAGATTGCTTGAATCAACTCAGGTTGATCTATCGTGCAGATGTGTGGGAATTTCAGAATTTGGAACAAATTGATTCCCCCAACCTTCGCGCTAAAGTGACACCAATATTTGAGAAAAGGACGGTCGTTAATGGCAGAATAAGACTGTTTGATCCCCTCTGGCATTAAAATAAGCTGATTAGGCGCAGGATAATACTCCTCATCCCCAATTTTGAGCCAACCTTCACCTTCGCATATGAAATAAAACTTGCTGTAATCGGGCGTGTAATCCAGGTCCCGCCAATCCGTATCGCACCGATTGTAGTTGACCATGAACAATTCGACTTGGAGATTGGACAGGTAGTTCGTAAGCAAAGTTTGGTGATTCATACTTTTCATCTCCATACAAGGTTATTATTGTCCATCTAAAAGTTAGTGTTCTGCATGTCTATCCTTCGGCTGCAGCACTACAATACAGCTACAGACAATAACAGAAGGGATGAGAACATCTCATGGACAAAAACGAATATTTGCAACAGATTGAAGCAACGATTGAGCGCGGTAAATTCAAAGACAATTGGAGTTCGCTTAGCGCCTTTCAAGTTCCCGAATGGTACACAAGAGCGAAATTCGGCATATTCATTCACTGGGGGCTATACTCTGTACCGGCCTATGATAGCGAATGGTATTCGCGAAATATGTATATACAAGGCACCAAAGCTTATGAACATCACCTTGAGGTGTATGGACCTCATAAGGACTTTGGATATAAAGACTTCATTCCGATGTTTCGTGCAGAGAAGTTTGATGCAGACGAATGGGCAACGTTATTCAAACAGGCTGGAGCCAGATATGTTATGCCTGTGGCTGAGCACCATGATGGTTTTCAGATGTACAAAAGTTCTATCTCTCACTATAACACATATGAAATGGGTCCCAAACGGGATCTTCTGGGTGAGATGAAGGTTGCATACGAGAAGCAGGGGCTGACCTTATGTGTGTCGTCTCACCGCGCCGAGCACTGGTTCTTCATGTCTCACGGGAAGGAGTTTGATTCAGATATTAAGGAACCCCTGGAGCGTGGGGATTTCTATTGGCCTGCCATGCCTGAGCCGAATCATCATGATCTGTATGGTTCGCCTCCAACCGAGGAGTATCTGGAGGACTGGTTGATTCGATGCTGTGAGCTGGTCGATCAATATCAGCCAAAGATTTTCTATTTCGATTGGTGGATTCAAACGGTTGCGTTCAAACCCTATCTTAAAAAATTTGCTGCCTATTATTATAACAAAGGCGAAGAATGGGGTGTGCCTGTAGCTATCAATTATAAACATGAGGCCTATATGTTTGGAAGTGCCGTTCCGGATGTGGAGCGGGGACAGTTCGCTGAGCTTAAGCCCTATTTTTGGCAAACGGATACAGCTGTCGCTAAAAACTCATGGTGTTATACGGAAAATAATAACTATAAAACGGCTGAGGAGATCATTCGGGATCTCGTCGATATTGTAAGCAAAAACGGGAATTTACTGCTGAACATTGGACCAAAAGCAGACGGCAGCATACCGGAAGAAGATCGCGACATTTTGCTGAGCATTGGCAAGTGGCTGGAAGTGAATGGGGAAGCGATCTATGACACGTCATTCTGGCGTACGTTTGGCGAGGGTCCGACAGAGGTGAAGGAAGGGCAATTCACGGATGGGGATACGAAGATATTTACGAGTGAAGATATACGGTTTACGTTAAAAGAAAGCAGTCTGTATGCCACGGTTCTTGCCTATCCAGATAACGGAGTGATTCACATTAAATCCCTGAAGGAAAATT
This window contains:
- a CDS encoding glycoside hydrolase family 99-like domain-containing protein translates to MKVIALHLPQFHRIEENDRWWGDGFTEWTNVKKATPLYSGHHQPKQPFQGKYYDLSDPDVRKWQAETAKLHGIYGFCYYHYWFKGKRLLEKPVNEILNSGEPDFPFCLSWANETWTRKWDGQESDILIAQNYGDREDWEEHFNYLVKVFKDKRYIRVEGKPLFLIYRPASIPQCEEMIQFWRELALKHGLKGIHVVQTIGGFPTFNRQIFDASMEFEPHYTFAHGHMNGIWIEMNIKGQQHIAVNYDKVWSSILERTPHRNGEIVYPGAFVNWDNTPRRGVDGQSTLGSTPEKFGLYLSRQMERARTLYKSEYLFVNAWNEWAEGAYLEPDQNYGYAYLRELKKATQHESNRNKSVGGSSE
- a CDS encoding AraC family transcriptional regulator, with product MNHQTLLTNYLSNLQVELFMVNYNRCDTDWRDLDYTPDYSKFYFICEGEGWLKIGDEEYYPAPNQLILMPEGIKQSYSAINDRPFLKYWCHFSAKVGGINLFQILKFPHICTIDQPELIQAIFSSILTYAKSDEVYAHMMAKSKLTELLSHYLMNLDLDQISFINVPVMEKLSTILAYIDSNIEENISVQDLAQIAYMHPNYFIRFFKQQIGVPPILYITGKKIDKAKELLTCTPNTITAIAEHLGFSDLYYFSRQFKKHTGLTPTEYRKQKTLLTTKHGL
- a CDS encoding alpha-L-fucosidase; this translates as MDKNEYLQQIEATIERGKFKDNWSSLSAFQVPEWYTRAKFGIFIHWGLYSVPAYDSEWYSRNMYIQGTKAYEHHLEVYGPHKDFGYKDFIPMFRAEKFDADEWATLFKQAGARYVMPVAEHHDGFQMYKSSISHYNTYEMGPKRDLLGEMKVAYEKQGLTLCVSSHRAEHWFFMSHGKEFDSDIKEPLERGDFYWPAMPEPNHHDLYGSPPTEEYLEDWLIRCCELVDQYQPKIFYFDWWIQTVAFKPYLKKFAAYYYNKGEEWGVPVAINYKHEAYMFGSAVPDVERGQFAELKPYFWQTDTAVAKNSWCYTENNNYKTAEEIIRDLVDIVSKNGNLLLNIGPKADGSIPEEDRDILLSIGKWLEVNGEAIYDTSFWRTFGEGPTEVKEGQFTDGDTKIFTSEDIRFTLKESSLYATVLAYPDNGVIHIKSLKENSHHFQGVIQDIQVLGYEEQPQWERTADALTITTTTVKSKAPIVFKIKLD